tgtctgtctctctctctctctctctctgtgtgtgtgtgtgtgtctctctctctctctctgtgtgtgtgtgtctgtctctctctctctctctctctctgtgtgtgtgtgtgtgtgtgtgtctctctctctctctgtgtgtgtgtgtgtgtgtctgtctctctctctctctctctgtgtgtgtgtgtgtctgtctctctctctgtgtgtgtgtgtgtgtgtgtgtgtgtgtgtgtgtgtgtctgtctctctctctctctctctctctctctctctgtgtgtgtgtgtgtgtctctctctctctctgtgtgtgtgtgtgtctgtctctctctctctctctctctctgtgtgtgtgtgtgtgtctctctctctctctgtgtgtgtgtgtgtctgtctctctctctctctctctctctctctgtgtctgtgtgtgtgtgtgtctctctctctctctctctgtgtgtgtgtgtgtctgtctctctctctctctctctctctgtgtgtgtgtgtgtgtctgtctctctctctctgtgtgtgtgtgtgtgtctgtctctctctctctctctctctgtgtgtgtgtgtctgtctctctctctctctctctctgtgtgtgtgtgtgtgtctctctctctctctctgtgtgtgtgtgtctgtctctctctctctctctctgtgtgtgtgtctgtctctctctctctctctgtgtgtgtgtgtgtgtgtgtgtctctctctctctgtgtgtgtgtgtgtgtgtctgtctctctctctctctgtgtggggggtgtctctgtgtgtgtgtgtgtgtgtctgtctctctctctgtgtgtgtctctctctctctctctctgtgtgtgtgtgtctctctctctctctgtgtgtgtgtgtgtgtctgtctctctctctctctctctctctgtgtgtgtgtgtgtctctctctctctctctgtgtgtgtgtgtctgtctctctctctctctctctctgtgtgtgtgtgtgtgtgtgtgtgtgtgtgtctctctctctgtgtgtgtgtgtgtgtgtctgtctctctctctctctgtgtgtgtgtgtgtgtgtctgtctctctctctctctctctctctgtgtgtgtgtgtgtgtctctctctctctctgtgtgtgtgtgtgtctgtctctctctctctctctctctctctctgtgtctgtgtgtgtgtgtgtctctctctctctctctctctgtgtgtgtgtgtctgtctctctctctctctctgtgtgtgtgtgtgtgtctctctctctctgtgtgtgtgtgtgtgtgtctgtctctctctctctctctctctctgtgtgtgtgtgtgtctctctctctctctgtgtgtgtgtgtgtctgtctgtctctctctctctctgtgtgtgtgtctgtctctctctctctctctctgtgtgtgtgtgtgtgtgtgtgtctctctctctctctgtgtgtgtgtgtgtgtctgtctctctctctctctgtgtggggggtgtctctgtgtgtgtgtgtgtgtgtctgtctctctctctgtgtgtgtctctctctctctctctctgtgtgtgtgtgtctctctctctctctgtgtgtgtgtgtgtgtctgtctctctctctctctgtgtgggggggtgtctctctctgtgtgtgtgtgtgtgtgtctctctctctctctctctgtgtgtgtgtgtgtgtgtctgtctctctctctctctctctgtgtgtctgtctctctctctgtgtgtgtgtgtgtgtgtctctctctctctctctctctctgtgtgtctgtctctctctctgtgtgtgtgtgtgtgtgtctgtctctctctctctctctgtgtgtgtgtgtgtgtctgtctctctctctctctctctctgtgtgtctgtctctctctctgtgtgtgtgtgtctctctctctctctctgtgtgtgtgtgtgtgtctgtctctctctctctctctgtgtgtgtctgtctctctctctctctctctctgtctgtggggggtctctctctctctctctgtgtgtgtctgtctctctctgtgtgtgtgtgtgtgtgtgtctgtctctctctctctctctctgtgtgtctgtctctctctctgtgtgtgtgtctctctctctctctctgtgtgtgtgtgtgtgtgtctctctctctctctctctctgtgtgtgtgtgtgtgtctgtctctctctctctctctctctctgtgtgtgtgtgtgtgtgtctgtctctctctctctctgtgtgtgtgtgtgtgtctgtctctctctctctctgtgtgtgtgtctgtctctctctctgtgtgtgtgtgtctctctctctctctctgtgtgtgtgtgtgtgtctgtctctctctctctctctgtgtgtgtctgtctctctctctgtgtgtgtgtgtctctctctctctctgtgtgtgtgtgtgtgtctgtctctctctctctctgtgtggggggtgtctctgtgtgtgtgtgtgtgtgtgtctgtctctctctctgtgtgtgtctctctctctctctctctgtgtgtgtgtgtgtctctctctctctctctctgtgtgtgtgtgtgtgtctgtctctctctctctctctctctctctgtgtgtgtgtgtgtctctctctctctctctgtgtgtgtgtgtctgtctctctctctctctctgtgtgtgtgtgtgtgtgtgtgtgtgtgtctctctctctgtgtgtgtgtgtgtgtgtgtctgtctctctctctctctctgtgtgtgtgtgtgtgtctgtctctctctctctctctctctctgtgtgtgtgtgtgtgtctctctctctctctgtgtgtgtgtgtgtctgtctctctctctctctctgtgtctgtgtgtgtgtgtgtctctctctctctctctctctctgtgtgtgtgtgtctgtctctctctctctctctgtgtgtgtgtgtgtgtctctctctctctctctgtgtgtgtgtgtgtctgtctctctctctctctctctctctctctctctgtgtgtgtgtgtgtctctctctctctctctgtgtgtgtgtgtctgtctctctctctctctctctgtgtgtgtgtctgtctctctctctctctctctctctgtgtgtgtgtgtgtgtgtgtgtctctctctctctgtgtgtggggggtgtctctgtgtgtgtgtgtgtgtgtctgtctctctctctgtgtgtgtctctctctctctctctctgtgtgtgtgtgtctctctctctctctctctgtgtgtgtgtgtgtgtgtctgtctctctctctctctgtgtgggggtgtctctctctgtgtgtgtgtctctctctctctctctctgtgtgtgtgtgtctgtctctctctctctctctgtgtgtgtctgtctctctctctgtgtgtgtgtgtgtctgtctctctctgtgtgtgtgtgtgtgtgtgtctctctctctctctctctctctgtgtgtgtctgtctctctctctgtgtgtgtgtgtgtgtgtctgtctctctctctctctctgtgtgtgtgtgtgtgtctgtctctctctctctctctgtgtgtgtctgtctctctctctgtgtgtgtgtgtctctctctctctctctgtgtgtgtgtgtgtctgtctctctctctctctctgtgtgtgtctgtctctctctctctctctctctgtctgtggggggtctctctctctctctctctctgtgtgtctgtctctctctgtgtgtgtgtgtgtgtgtgtctgtctctctctctctctctctgtgtgtgtgtgtgtctgtctctctctctctctctgtgtgtgtctgtctctctctctgtgtgtgtgtctctctctctctctctgtgtgtgtgtgtgtgtgtctctctctctctctctctctctctctctgtgtgtgtgtgtgtgtctgtctctctctctctctctctctgtgtgtgtgtgtgtgtctgtctctctctctctctctctctgtgtgtgtgtgtgtgtctgtctctctcgtctctctctctctctctgtgtgtgtgtgtgtgtgtctgtctctctctctctctctgtgtgtgtgtgtgtgtctgtctctctctctctctctgtgtgtgtctgtctctctctctctctctgtgtgtgtctgtctctctctctctctctctctctgtctgtggggggtctctctctctctctctgtgtgtgtctgtctctctctgtgtgtgtgtgtgtctgtctctctctctctctctctgtctgtggggggtctctctctctctctctgtgtgtgtctgtctctctctgtgtgtgtgtgtgtctgtctctctctctctctctctctgtgtgtgtgtgtgtgtgtgtctctctctctgtgtgtgtgtgtgtgtctctctctctctctctctgtgtgtctgtctctctctctctctgtgtgtctctctctctctctctctgtctgtggggggtctctctctctctctctctgtgtgtgtctctctctctctgtgtgtgtgtctgtgtggggggtgtctctctctgtctgtgtgtgtgtgtctgtctctctctctctctctgtgtctgtgtgtgtgtctctctctctctctgtgtctctctctctctctctctctgtctgtggggggtctctctctctctctgtgtgtgtgtctctctctgtgtgtgtgtgtgtctgtctctctctctctgtctgtgtgtgtgtctctctctctctctgtgtctctctctctctctctctctgtctgtggggggtctctctctctctctgtgtgtgtgtctctctctgtgtgtgtgtctgtctctctctctctctctctctgtgtctgtctctctctctctctctgtctgtggggGGTGTCTCACCTGGATGCGGGGGTCcagctcctcttcctcctccctctcccgGGCCcgggcctcctcctcctcctcctcctcctcctgcagcTGCTGTAGCCCGGCTCCGGTACTCAGTCCCGGCCCCTCTCCCTGAGCAGCGGCTGCATCCGCTCCGGCCCCCGGCTCCCCATTCCCGGCGGGACTCTCCCTCTGAGCCCTGGCCTCCGCCATTCCGCCAGgcaacgggggggggggggtgccggTTTCGAatcgcggggggggggggctgatCGTTAACGCGAAGGTGGCCCTCCGCCGCTCGCCTGGGCCCTGGGCCTGGGCCTGCCCTGCCGCCCGCCGTACTGCGTCACTTGTGTACGGCAAACCTCGCCGTACGGACATCTCcgtacagacccagcagagggcGCCGCCATCTTGCCGTACGGAACACGCCACTTTCTCTGCCAACAaatgcacagaagggaagggaaaaggatgggaATGGAAGGGAAAACGGTGGGAatgagttggggggggggtgtggaatgAGTGGCGGatgaatcgacatttcgggcatcaacccttcatcaggaatttctgcAGGATGTAGGAgcagattaggccattcagcccattgagtccagcCCACCATTCATAGAAATTGTGGCTAATCTCCAAATTGCAAAGGCTGTGTGTTTTCGTTTttggtgggttttttttaaattgaaaacaTTGTGGGCTAAAACGAGAAAGGACTATTTTAATAAGAGTGTGTTTTAAAGGATCACTGCATGTTTTGCAAAAGCAAGCGACCTACGACAAACATTGTGAAGGCAGCAGTACATGCTGCACATGGATTGGAGCTGATAGCTTCTGTCCTCAAGTCACTGATTGACCTATGGACTCGTAACAAATATTGGTGACAAAAGTCTTATGGTTGCCAATAATGGTGCGATTGGTTCTCTGATAACTGAACAAACTATGCAGAAGTGTTTTGATCCATACCAGCAGAGGAGCTGTCTCTCTGTTCTCTTAGTTAAAACGCTTTTAAATCCAAAGCAAaaataaaaccagaaattgctggagcatttgtggcaacatccacatccaaaagATTATAAGCCCCTATCTTTGCCACCAGACACACATTCCCTTCCTCTCACATGTCAGCCTCCTGCAGGGGACTATTCCCTCTTGAACACCATGGCCCCTTCTTCCACCCAttcccaacacctcccccaccccacagcaCTTTTCTAAGCAACCACAGGGTATGTAACACTAACTCATTTTCTTTCTCCCTCCTTAATATCCAAGACACTAGACACACTTTCCTGGTGAAACAGCAATTGATCTGCACTTCACTTACTATATTAGTTGGTCACAATGTGGGCTCTATGTTGGGGAGATGAAATGCAGACTAAATGACTGCTTTGTGGAACGTTTATGTTTTGTCTGCAAAAATGATCCTGAGCTTTCTGTTtgccatttcaacacaccaccatgttcctACACCAGCATCTCTGGCTTGGGCTTGTTGCAATACTCCAGTgaggctcagcacaagctggaaatacaacatctcatcttccccCGCAGCCTTCattattgagttcaataattttaggaccTGAGCACTTTCTTCCATGTCTTTTATCCACCCCCACCCAGGCTCTGTCATCACGTGGGCTGTTTTCAGCagagccaacccattttcacccaCTAGTGGTTGCATTAACAGCTCTCCTTTCTCCCTGGCTCACCATTATCCGTTCCTTGGTCtgctgaactgctgttctctctctctctctgggttccatctccaactattgtttactccttcccTACCCCTCCCATCCCCTGTTTTTACATACATGCAATCAGAACTGAAGAAAGCTCATTGTACCCAAaatgttcactctgtttctctctccacagacctgaGTTTCTgcggcaacttctgtttttgtttcagacttccgCAGTTCTTCCATTTTTGTTAAACTTGAAGTAATCCAGCTCCTCTTTCCTTCAGCAGTTGTTAGAAACTGTGACTTTTAATTGATACTTCAGAGACAGTTTATAAGCTAACCGGTCCCCTTGTGTCTGTTGTGTACCAGTGGAAGCATCGGAGAAAGATGACTGAAAATAAATATTCTGTCCAGCAGAAGGGTCATCTCATTAATGAATGGGAATAGTCTCCCTTTCTCTTTGGCCATAATCTAATTTTCCAGTTGTGTATGTGTCTACATGTAAGCACATATGTAAGGGGAGTTTATCTGGGAATTAGCATTTCAATTTATAGCGTTATATGGATGGTTTATAACTATTTACCTATATTACTTAATAAGTAGTAATTCTTGTTAAATACAGTTttccataagatataggagcagaattaggccagtcagcccatcatgtcatttcttagattacttacagtggggaaacaggcctttcagtccaacaagtccacaccgacctgccgaagagcaacccacccagacccattccccgacatttaccccttcatctaacactacgggcaatttagcatggcctgacctgacctgcacatttttggactgtgggaggaacccaaggcacccggaggaaacccacgcagacacggggagaatgtgcaaactccacacagagagtcacctgaggtgggacaGTCTCTGGCGCTGGCAGGTAGCAGttctaactgctgtgccaccgtgccgcccataaatccATCGTTCAATGGCTAAGCATGATCCCATGCTTTCTACCAGCCTGCGTCTGACAGTCAAGCTAATGGGGAAGTTTTAAGTATTTATTTTAGTATCTATAATGTTTGTGACACCTCCGGGAATAGTGGGGCTTGGTTGCCAGTGCACTGTGACAATATTTGGGGGCTCATCCTGGATACATTTACGAACAGGGGCGACAAAAGATTTGGGTATGGGAGTCGTAGATAACACAAGCGAGTGAAAACACCAGTTTCTGTTGTACTTTTAACACATGACACTGGAACTttctgggggtggggtgggggggagttttGTTTTGCACTGCCGGTGTGGAACCTCGGCCGAGCGAGTGATGGCTCTGACATTCCAGCAATATTTCGCTTTTgctcccctctcccctttgatTTCCATCACCCGCAGTTTCCTTTTCTTGTCGCGTCGTCTTGAGGTGTCACCCGGGGCCCGAGCTGGACGGGCAGGGGGTGGAGCCGGATGACCCGTGACGTCGAGTGACGTCATCGTGAAAGTGGTCTATCGGGTGGCTGGGTGACGTCATCGGCAGGCGCCCCGGATCGAGGGGGCCGCGCATGCGCGGGGCTTACCCTTTCATTTCCTTTGAGTGACAACGTGAGAGGCAGAGCTGCCCCCTGTGCAGGGGACACACAGGTGGGGGGTAACCTTTTTGCATTTTATCAGTGCTGATGATTAATGGACT
This Chiloscyllium punctatum isolate Juve2018m chromosome 30, sChiPun1.3, whole genome shotgun sequence DNA region includes the following protein-coding sequences:
- the sh3bp5lb gene encoding uncharacterized protein sh3bp5lb, with the protein product MAEARAQRESPAGNGEPGAGADAAAAQGEGPGLSTGAGLQQLQEEEEEEEEARAREREEEEELDPRIQEELEHLNQASEEINKLELQLNDPFQARQPEGGEYSPITSDRWNWALETREEEGSARMSDYKA